A DNA window from Actinomadura coerulea contains the following coding sequences:
- a CDS encoding MFS transporter, producing the protein MFAGVLLARWNYAAAYALDAVLFTVVLYAALRLPPIPPLGDVTGAPGLRSVFDGLRYLATQPVLLMSFAVDVIAMSIAMPRALFPEVAETRFGGEGAVGYLFAAIAVGAFLGGLSSGWIGRVHRQGIALVAAIAVWGLAVAAAGLAGSLWLAVVLLAVGGAADLVSSVFRQSMLQTYAPDQMRGRLQGVFTVVVAGGPRLGDVRAGATASAVGATASWVGGGLACAALVVAAGLAVPSLLRYDIRTAGDVPAEPLPVED; encoded by the coding sequence CTGTTCGCCGGCGTCCTGCTGGCCCGCTGGAACTACGCGGCGGCCTACGCGCTCGACGCCGTGCTGTTCACCGTCGTGCTGTACGCGGCGCTCAGGCTCCCGCCCATCCCGCCGCTCGGCGACGTCACCGGCGCGCCGGGCCTGCGGTCGGTCTTCGACGGGCTGCGCTACCTGGCCACGCAGCCGGTGCTCCTGATGTCGTTCGCGGTGGACGTCATCGCGATGTCGATCGCCATGCCGCGCGCCCTGTTCCCCGAGGTGGCCGAGACCCGGTTCGGCGGCGAGGGCGCGGTCGGCTACCTGTTCGCCGCGATCGCGGTCGGGGCCTTCCTCGGCGGGCTGTCGTCCGGCTGGATCGGGCGGGTGCACCGGCAGGGGATCGCGCTCGTGGCGGCCATCGCCGTGTGGGGCCTCGCCGTCGCGGCCGCCGGGCTCGCCGGCAGCCTGTGGCTCGCGGTCGTCCTGCTCGCCGTCGGCGGCGCGGCCGACCTGGTGTCGTCGGTGTTCCGCCAGTCCATGCTCCAGACGTACGCGCCCGACCAGATGCGCGGACGGCTCCAGGGCGTCTTCACCGTCGTCGTCGCGGGCGGTCCCCGCCTCGGGGACGTCCGGGCCGGGGCGACCGCGAGCGCCGTGGGCGCGACCGCCTCCTGGGTCGGCGGAGGACTGGCCTGCGCCGCGCTGGTCGTCGCGGCGGGGCTCGCCGTCCCCTCCCTGCTCCGCTACGACATCCGCACCGCGGGGGACGTCCCGGCCGAGCCTCTGCCGGTGGAGGACTGA
- a CDS encoding TadE/TadG family type IV pilus assembly protein, which translates to MAAHDFRRRDAGAAAVEFAGVLPVALLVVFVAFQAYISFTTVSRVENIARTGAREAAQHYDPSRCVEYANRVRPYWLNDYKIDGGRTEVAGADAVYCHVEARLPVLFKGVPLDYTVNRTVTMPLG; encoded by the coding sequence GTGGCGGCGCATGACTTTCGGCGCCGGGACGCGGGCGCGGCCGCGGTGGAGTTCGCGGGCGTTCTCCCGGTCGCGCTCCTCGTCGTCTTCGTCGCCTTCCAGGCGTACATCTCCTTCACCACGGTGTCGCGCGTGGAGAACATCGCCCGCACCGGGGCCCGCGAGGCCGCCCAGCACTACGACCCGTCCCGCTGCGTCGAGTACGCGAACCGGGTCAGGCCGTACTGGCTGAACGACTACAAGATCGATGGAGGGCGGACCGAGGTGGCCGGAGCCGACGCCGTGTACTGCCATGTGGAGGCCAGGTTGCCGGTGCTGTTCAAGGGGGTCCCCCTCGACTACACCGTGAACCGGACCGTCACCATGCCGCTGGGATAG
- the cpaB gene encoding Flp pilus assembly protein CpaB gives MILAALGAVAVFISIIGYVGSVRAEVGVKTDVLVLKRAVPAFGPVTAADLDRIRVPKRWSPQTMVTDTAALAGKVAAADLPAGAYLQTGMLVPGPTLQPGQREIAIMIDAETGVAGKVHEGMPVDIYATYQTQKGNQQQSCAARIVRAARVIQIGQETQVKDEKNSSVTQSQVPITFALSAQDSLKLTREESFATKIRLALIGGAGTGLDGTRLPPVCETLPAR, from the coding sequence ATGATCCTGGCTGCGCTCGGCGCCGTTGCCGTGTTCATCAGCATCATCGGCTATGTCGGCTCTGTTCGGGCCGAGGTCGGTGTGAAGACCGACGTGCTCGTGCTCAAGCGCGCCGTCCCCGCCTTCGGCCCGGTCACCGCCGCGGACCTCGACCGCATCCGGGTGCCGAAGCGGTGGTCGCCGCAGACGATGGTGACCGACACCGCGGCGCTCGCCGGCAAGGTCGCGGCCGCCGATCTCCCGGCGGGGGCCTACCTGCAGACGGGGATGCTCGTCCCCGGCCCGACGCTCCAGCCCGGCCAGCGCGAGATCGCGATCATGATCGACGCGGAGACGGGCGTGGCGGGCAAGGTCCACGAGGGCATGCCCGTCGACATCTACGCGACCTACCAGACGCAGAAGGGGAACCAGCAGCAGTCCTGCGCGGCGCGGATCGTCCGGGCGGCGAGGGTCATCCAGATCGGGCAGGAGACCCAGGTCAAGGACGAGAAGAACAGCTCGGTGACGCAGTCCCAGGTTCCGATCACCTTCGCGCTGAGCGCGCAGGACAGCCTCAAGCTCACCCGTGAGGAGAGCTTCGCGACGAAGATCAGGCTCGCCCTCATCGGCGGGGCCGGAACCGGCCTGGACGGCACCCGGCTCCCGCCGGTCTGCGAAACGCTCCCGGCGAGGTGA
- a CDS encoding ABC transporter substrate-binding protein: MISGNFRSDRPSAASNLNEGKDEPGGGRAGSGGRARQGSEAWRMAGGGDRILSEDRLRGVLDLFERLRERPPWRWRERLRPLLLLLGPERAASHAAEMLKSRCEDERAPVSHIAADTPATGVAGVLREAKRELSQPSSRARGEPALRFPLLEMALWLRDLREIRLAGDRPPPRGAASSERENHLLVRRLTHPPVGDNENARRRELNRVIRRRGRDVLRDLEEVPSRRATFLSFLEQIAPIGIAAVALISAGTAAALDLASAVLAAVIGLAFVTVQIAARTRGWYGVRRYGWFLRQPYIDRDSTGFLGFALGVFDPRPVEPDDHGEQLDLLLVAAFLEDLRRNYRRDYRRAAWARVRYPVLIFEHLSAGHPGVAFVELVERVRADGQAGDRPPGFDPLVVVAGVDPAAPASAGPADPPGPRLLERLARAVRVDVASDEPQSVIAARGLWDRYTREQRRVGALGSRRELRVDVTRDPGGDLPPVRPVRRRPRLAHPALPWIAMVAVAAASVSVISVQVVRYCSPFGIRRMANGECVGITDGSFRFGEDSGGKNNDNRLNKVLDRIESLNDHVTESGKPYATVVYLGPVTADPSIKNKRIDLLAGVQGELIGLAIAQKRFNDAAEGDDLRLRVLVANAGAKFRYAEDVAEQIRGRALKDRSIVAVIGFEQSRRQTQRAIRLLAKSALPLVGTANSYDGTALLDGDAGYSPYYFRLASPNARTARHAAYWARRGDVGGRKVDGAVVIYDGDPDDLYSANLAADFQRSFRPGRALMRPYRNPGELNKSVREACQDQPDLFYYAGRSDEFRSFVNVLELSCPQRPLVLADDEIAKYVSDNAEELGRKNTFDLFFTPLAAREAWTWRWIGDQAPQTFYSDYDPGVREMTDDEDDPSGRRPSITRAAVGYDAATLVATVASKVYWQEKALPSAGSVFAALNDPDHDVLRNGASGVLRFGSRGAGHQVIDRPVILATIRQDGTTEVRQVCGRLVAGGQGRADCPPGEGRGGATAK; the protein is encoded by the coding sequence ATGATCAGCGGAAATTTCCGATCCGATCGGCCGTCCGCCGCGTCCAACCTGAACGAGGGCAAGGACGAGCCGGGGGGCGGCCGGGCCGGAAGCGGGGGGCGGGCGAGACAGGGAAGCGAGGCGTGGCGCATGGCGGGCGGCGGCGACCGGATCCTGAGCGAAGATCGGCTGCGCGGGGTCCTCGACCTGTTCGAGCGGCTGCGGGAGCGGCCGCCGTGGCGGTGGCGGGAGCGGCTGCGGCCCCTGCTCCTGCTGCTCGGGCCGGAGCGCGCGGCCTCCCACGCCGCCGAGATGCTCAAGTCCCGCTGCGAGGACGAGCGGGCCCCGGTGTCGCACATCGCCGCCGACACGCCCGCCACCGGCGTCGCGGGCGTCCTGCGCGAGGCCAAGCGCGAGCTGTCGCAGCCGAGCAGCCGCGCCCGGGGCGAGCCCGCGCTGCGGTTCCCGCTGCTGGAGATGGCGCTGTGGCTGCGCGACCTGCGGGAGATCCGGCTGGCCGGCGACCGGCCGCCGCCGCGCGGCGCCGCCTCGTCCGAGCGCGAGAACCACCTGCTCGTCCGGCGGCTGACGCACCCGCCGGTCGGCGACAACGAGAACGCGCGCCGCCGCGAGCTCAACCGGGTGATCCGCCGGCGCGGCCGGGACGTGTTGCGCGACCTCGAGGAGGTGCCGAGCAGGCGCGCCACCTTCTTATCGTTCCTGGAGCAGATCGCTCCCATCGGGATCGCCGCCGTCGCGCTGATCAGCGCCGGGACGGCGGCGGCGCTCGACCTCGCCTCCGCCGTGCTCGCGGCCGTGATCGGGCTGGCGTTCGTGACCGTGCAGATCGCCGCCCGGACCCGCGGCTGGTACGGGGTGCGGCGCTACGGCTGGTTCCTGCGCCAGCCCTACATCGACCGCGACTCCACCGGGTTCCTCGGCTTCGCGCTCGGCGTGTTCGACCCCCGCCCGGTCGAGCCGGACGACCACGGCGAGCAGCTCGACCTGCTGCTCGTCGCCGCCTTCCTGGAGGACCTGCGCCGCAACTACCGCCGCGACTACCGGCGGGCCGCCTGGGCCCGGGTCCGCTACCCCGTGCTGATCTTCGAGCACCTGTCCGCCGGGCATCCCGGGGTGGCGTTCGTGGAGCTGGTCGAGCGGGTCCGCGCCGACGGCCAGGCGGGCGACCGGCCGCCCGGGTTCGACCCGCTCGTGGTCGTCGCCGGGGTCGACCCGGCCGCCCCCGCGAGCGCCGGACCGGCCGATCCGCCCGGGCCCCGGCTGCTGGAGCGGCTCGCGCGGGCCGTCCGGGTGGACGTGGCGTCGGACGAGCCGCAGAGCGTGATCGCCGCGCGCGGCCTGTGGGACCGCTACACCCGCGAGCAGCGGCGCGTCGGCGCCCTCGGCTCGCGCCGCGAGCTGCGCGTGGACGTCACCCGCGACCCGGGCGGCGACCTGCCGCCCGTGCGGCCGGTGCGGCGGCGGCCCCGGCTCGCCCACCCGGCGCTGCCGTGGATCGCCATGGTCGCGGTCGCCGCCGCGTCCGTCTCGGTGATCTCCGTGCAGGTGGTGCGGTACTGCTCGCCGTTCGGCATCAGGCGGATGGCGAACGGCGAGTGCGTCGGCATCACCGACGGGTCGTTCCGCTTCGGCGAGGACTCCGGCGGCAAGAACAACGACAACCGGCTCAACAAGGTCCTCGACCGGATCGAGTCGCTGAACGACCACGTCACCGAGTCCGGCAAGCCGTACGCGACCGTGGTCTACCTCGGCCCGGTGACCGCCGACCCGTCCATCAAGAACAAGCGGATCGACCTGCTCGCCGGTGTGCAGGGCGAGCTGATCGGGCTGGCCATCGCGCAGAAGCGGTTCAACGACGCCGCCGAGGGCGACGACCTGCGGCTGCGGGTGCTGGTCGCCAACGCGGGCGCCAAGTTCCGCTACGCCGAGGACGTCGCCGAGCAGATCCGCGGGCGGGCGCTGAAGGACCGCTCGATCGTCGCGGTGATCGGGTTCGAGCAGAGCCGGCGGCAGACCCAGCGGGCGATCAGGCTGCTGGCCAAGTCGGCGCTGCCGCTGGTCGGCACCGCCAACAGCTACGACGGGACGGCGCTGCTCGACGGCGACGCGGGCTACTCGCCCTACTACTTCCGGCTCGCGTCCCCGAACGCGCGGACCGCCCGGCACGCCGCGTACTGGGCGCGGCGCGGCGACGTCGGCGGCAGGAAGGTCGACGGCGCCGTCGTCATCTACGACGGCGACCCCGACGACCTCTACAGCGCGAACCTCGCGGCCGACTTCCAGCGGTCGTTCCGGCCCGGCAGGGCGCTGATGCGCCCGTACCGGAACCCCGGCGAGCTGAACAAGTCGGTCAGGGAGGCGTGCCAGGACCAGCCCGACCTCTTCTACTACGCGGGGCGGTCGGACGAGTTCCGCTCGTTCGTCAACGTCCTGGAGCTCTCCTGCCCCCAGCGGCCGCTGGTCCTCGCCGACGACGAGATCGCCAAGTACGTCAGCGACAACGCCGAGGAGCTCGGCCGCAAGAACACCTTCGACCTGTTCTTCACGCCACTGGCCGCCCGGGAGGCGTGGACGTGGCGCTGGATCGGCGACCAGGCGCCGCAGACGTTCTACTCCGACTACGACCCGGGGGTCCGGGAGATGACCGACGACGAGGACGACCCGTCGGGGCGCCGGCCGTCCATCACCCGCGCCGCCGTCGGGTACGACGCGGCGACCCTCGTCGCGACCGTGGCGAGCAAGGTGTACTGGCAGGAGAAGGCGCTGCCGTCGGCGGGCTCGGTGTTCGCGGCGCTCAACGACCCCGACCACGACGTGCTGCGCAACGGCGCCAGCGGCGTGCTGCGGTTCGGCTCCCGCGGCGCGGGCCACCAGGTTATCGACCGGCCGGTGATCCTCGCGACGATCCGGCAGGACGGGACGACCGAGGTCAGGCAGGTGTGCGGCCGCCTCGTCGCCGGCGGGCAGGGCCGGGCCGACTGCCCGCCGGGGGAGGGGCGGGGCGGCGCCACCGCGAAGTAG
- a CDS encoding AAA family ATPase — protein sequence MNIQVLLGAEDRDLAASLSGQFREIPDIELVAVETTSNHLAGTVATTPNLDVVLVHQGLGPLPALDLIRDLVIRQPQLAVILIADDATAEMLAAAMAAGARGVISNEPTLSELQNRVQQASEWSRSMRRHFTSAEIPGRPGRMARLVTLTGAKGGVGTTTLAIHLAIAVSSAGRTVCLVDMDLQNGDIPGYLDVQHRHSLADLAAAAGDLDGAVVAEALFVHPAGPHLLLAPANGEDAEEISARAVRQILTVIRSRYDVVIVDGGTHLADANAMAVELADEAVIVTTPDVPALRSARRLAQMYARLAIRKEDEVSVLLTRQDRRNEIQPELAKKMVGSPLRGVTVPAVFRALEEAANTGSPGAVKNADFRKAIGKAAMDLGLLDSGAGQGAGAAAPAPPDTGDRGEAAIGFAGVFPLILLVLVLVWQVVLVGLTSTYSSHAANEAARAVAVIGYDKRDTPEARANREEVRRRAVARIKGGWKDRDHLTIDVVDGYAVVTIDTPVLIPGLRSSWGIRTRSKIVYEGEG from the coding sequence GTGAACATCCAAGTCCTCCTCGGCGCCGAGGACCGCGATCTCGCCGCCTCCCTCAGCGGGCAGTTCCGCGAGATCCCCGACATCGAGCTCGTCGCGGTCGAGACGACGTCCAACCACCTGGCGGGAACGGTCGCGACGACCCCGAACCTCGACGTGGTCCTGGTGCACCAGGGCCTCGGGCCGCTGCCGGCGCTCGATCTCATCCGCGACCTGGTGATCCGCCAGCCCCAGCTCGCCGTCATCCTGATCGCCGACGACGCGACGGCCGAGATGCTGGCGGCGGCGATGGCGGCCGGCGCGCGCGGGGTGATCTCCAACGAGCCGACCCTTTCGGAGCTGCAGAACCGCGTCCAGCAGGCGTCGGAGTGGTCGCGCAGCATGCGCCGGCACTTCACCTCCGCCGAGATCCCCGGCCGCCCGGGCCGCATGGCCAGGCTGGTCACGCTCACCGGCGCGAAGGGCGGCGTCGGCACGACCACGCTGGCGATCCACCTCGCCATCGCCGTGTCCAGCGCCGGGCGGACGGTGTGCCTGGTCGACATGGACCTGCAGAACGGCGACATCCCGGGCTACCTCGACGTCCAGCACCGGCACAGCCTGGCCGACCTCGCCGCGGCGGCCGGCGACCTCGACGGGGCGGTCGTGGCCGAGGCGCTGTTCGTCCACCCGGCGGGCCCGCACCTGCTGCTCGCGCCCGCCAACGGCGAGGACGCGGAGGAGATCTCGGCCCGCGCGGTGCGGCAGATCCTCACCGTCATCCGGTCCCGGTACGACGTGGTGATCGTGGACGGCGGCACCCATCTCGCCGACGCCAACGCGATGGCGGTGGAGCTCGCGGACGAGGCCGTCATCGTCACCACCCCGGACGTGCCGGCGCTGCGCTCGGCCCGCCGGCTGGCGCAGATGTACGCGCGGCTCGCGATCCGCAAGGAGGACGAGGTGAGCGTCCTGCTCACCCGGCAGGACAGGCGCAACGAGATCCAGCCCGAACTGGCGAAGAAGATGGTCGGCTCGCCGCTGCGCGGCGTGACGGTGCCGGCGGTCTTCCGCGCGCTGGAGGAGGCGGCCAACACCGGCTCGCCCGGCGCGGTGAAGAACGCCGACTTCCGCAAGGCGATCGGCAAGGCGGCCATGGACCTCGGACTGCTCGACTCCGGGGCCGGGCAGGGCGCCGGCGCGGCGGCGCCGGCGCCGCCGGATACGGGCGACCGGGGCGAGGCCGCGATCGGGTTCGCCGGCGTCTTCCCGCTGATCCTGCTCGTCCTCGTGCTGGTGTGGCAGGTCGTGCTGGTCGGGCTGACGTCCACCTACTCCAGCCACGCGGCGAACGAGGCCGCCCGGGCGGTCGCCGTCATCGGCTACGACAAGCGCGACACGCCCGAGGCGAGAGCCAACCGGGAGGAGGTGCGGCGCCGCGCCGTGGCCCGGATCAAGGGCGGCTGGAAGGACCGCGACCACCTCACGATCGACGTCGTGGACGGCTACGCCGTGGTCACCATCGACACCCCCGTCCTCATCCCCGGGCTCCGCAGCTCGTGGGGCATCCGGACCAGAAGCAAGATCGTCTATGAGGGTGAGGGGTGA
- the serC gene encoding phosphoserine transaminase, producing MTDSANPTIDIPADLRPADGRFGCGPSKVRPEQLAALAESGSTYMGTSHRQKPVKSLVGRVREGLAELFSLPEGYEVLLSNGGTTAFWDAAAFGLVRQRSQHLTFGEFSSKFAKVTTGAPWLGDPTVISSPPGTHPEASAEEDVDVYALTHNETSTGVAMPIRRPAGTTARDGLVLVDATSGAGGLPVDVSETDVYYFAPQKCFAADGGLWVALASPAALERIDEIASSDRYVPEFFNLKTVVDNSAKDQTYNTPAVATLLLFAEQIEWMNGQGGLGWTTSRTADSSQRLYTWAEKTSYTTPFVVDPAQRSQVVGTIDFSDDVDAAAVAKVLRANGIVDTEPYRKLGRNQLRIGMFPAIDPSDVEALTACVDHVVERL from the coding sequence GTGACCGACAGCGCGAATCCCACCATCGACATCCCCGCCGATCTCAGGCCCGCCGACGGCCGTTTCGGGTGCGGTCCCTCCAAGGTCCGTCCCGAACAGCTCGCCGCACTGGCCGAGTCCGGCTCGACCTACATGGGCACCTCGCACCGGCAGAAGCCGGTGAAGTCCCTCGTCGGCCGCGTCCGGGAGGGGCTGGCCGAACTCTTCTCGCTGCCCGAGGGGTATGAGGTCCTGCTCAGCAACGGCGGCACCACGGCGTTCTGGGACGCCGCCGCGTTCGGCCTCGTCCGGCAGCGGTCGCAGCACCTGACCTTCGGCGAGTTCTCCAGCAAGTTCGCCAAGGTCACCACTGGTGCGCCCTGGCTGGGGGACCCCACCGTCATCTCCAGCCCGCCCGGGACCCACCCCGAGGCGTCCGCCGAGGAGGACGTGGACGTCTACGCGCTCACCCACAACGAGACCTCGACCGGCGTCGCCATGCCGATCAGGCGCCCGGCGGGCACGACCGCGCGGGACGGCCTCGTCCTGGTGGACGCCACGTCCGGCGCGGGCGGCCTGCCCGTGGACGTGTCCGAGACCGACGTCTACTACTTCGCGCCGCAGAAGTGCTTCGCGGCGGACGGCGGCCTGTGGGTCGCGCTCGCGTCCCCCGCGGCGCTCGAGCGGATCGACGAGATCGCCTCGTCCGACCGGTACGTCCCGGAGTTCTTCAACCTGAAGACGGTCGTCGACAACTCCGCCAAGGACCAGACGTACAACACCCCGGCCGTGGCCACGCTGCTGCTGTTCGCCGAGCAGATCGAGTGGATGAACGGGCAGGGCGGCCTCGGCTGGACGACGTCCCGCACGGCCGACTCGTCCCAGCGGCTGTACACGTGGGCCGAGAAGACCTCCTACACCACGCCGTTCGTGGTCGACCCGGCGCAGCGTTCGCAGGTCGTCGGCACGATCGACTTCAGCGACGACGTGGACGCGGCGGCCGTGGCCAAGGTGCTGCGCGCCAACGGCATCGTCGACACCGAGCCGTACCGCAAGCTGGGCCGCAACCAGCTGCGCATCGGCATGTTCCCCGCGATCGACCCGAGCGACGTCGAGGCGCTGACCGCCTGCGTCGACCACGTCGTCGAGCGCCTCTAG
- a CDS encoding class II glutamine amidotransferase encodes MCGLFGVVRSPFAADPGRASDVFVMLGALAEERGTDSAGLALLGAAPGLGGAGGGGCRVVKGRGRFSAVWRPEFLPELDRAAVAVGHTRWATQGSPAEAANAGPMVVAGASATVVGTHNGDVDAAGLRARFAPPPASGATDSEPIFQLLAGRRTPAEITGVLQALVGRVALAWVERDRPTEVHLARGALSPLTVAVDTDQNIYWASNPRWFREVERHTRVRFATVVLLREGTYLKVGMERRPGRRDLPEVLATAAFVPTARDTDMDPRVWAGFTPADAEGDRAGLLHRVVEQPGGTGGLLTVA; translated from the coding sequence ATGTGCGGATTGTTCGGGGTGGTGCGCTCGCCGTTCGCGGCCGACCCGGGTCGGGCGTCGGACGTGTTCGTCATGCTGGGCGCGCTCGCCGAGGAGCGGGGGACCGACTCGGCGGGCCTGGCCCTGCTCGGCGCCGCCCCGGGGCTCGGCGGGGCCGGCGGCGGGGGCTGCCGGGTGGTGAAGGGGCGCGGCCGGTTCTCGGCGGTCTGGCGGCCGGAGTTCCTGCCCGAGCTGGACCGTGCCGCCGTGGCCGTCGGGCACACCCGCTGGGCGACGCAGGGGTCCCCGGCCGAGGCCGCCAACGCCGGTCCCATGGTCGTCGCCGGGGCGTCGGCCACGGTCGTGGGCACGCACAACGGCGACGTCGACGCCGCCGGCCTGCGGGCGCGGTTCGCGCCGCCGCCCGCGTCCGGCGCCACCGACAGTGAGCCGATCTTCCAGTTGCTGGCCGGCCGCCGGACCCCGGCCGAGATCACCGGAGTCCTCCAGGCCCTGGTCGGGCGGGTCGCGCTGGCGTGGGTCGAGCGCGACCGCCCCACCGAGGTGCACCTGGCGCGCGGCGCGCTCAGCCCGCTCACCGTGGCCGTGGACACCGACCAGAACATCTACTGGGCGTCGAACCCGCGCTGGTTCCGGGAGGTCGAGCGGCACACCCGGGTGCGCTTCGCCACCGTCGTGCTGCTGCGCGAGGGCACCTACCTGAAGGTCGGCATGGAGCGGCGCCCCGGGCGCCGCGACCTGCCCGAGGTCCTCGCGACGGCGGCGTTCGTGCCCACCGCGCGGGACACCGACATGGACCCGCGCGTCTGGGCGGGCTTCACCCCGGCCGACGCCGAGGGCGACCGGGCCGGCCTGCTCCACCGGGTCGTGGAGCAGCCGGGCGGCACCGGCGGTCTGCTGACCGTCGCCTGA
- the pdxH gene encoding pyridoxamine 5'-phosphate oxidase gives MDSPTPDPARLRRSYEMGELSESALPSDPLALFAAWFAEAHASGLAEPNAMILATASGDGVPSARTVLLKGYGPQGFRFFTNLTSRKGRDIAENPRAALVFPWHDLYRQVRVAGPVSELPREETAAYFRTRPYGSRIGAWASENQSGVIPGREVLERRYAEAAERWPDPASGEAEAPEGDAAGAVPLPDFWGGYRVEPESIEFWQGRRDRLHDRIRYRRAAPGDPEGWVAERLSP, from the coding sequence GTGGATTCCCCAACGCCGGACCCCGCACGGCTCCGCAGATCCTACGAGATGGGCGAATTGTCCGAGTCGGCGCTCCCCTCCGATCCGCTCGCCCTGTTCGCCGCGTGGTTCGCCGAGGCGCACGCCTCCGGGCTGGCCGAGCCGAACGCGATGATCCTCGCCACCGCCTCCGGCGACGGGGTTCCGAGCGCCCGGACGGTCCTGCTCAAGGGGTACGGGCCGCAGGGCTTCCGGTTCTTCACCAACCTGACCTCACGCAAAGGCCGCGACATCGCCGAGAACCCGCGCGCGGCGCTGGTGTTCCCCTGGCACGACCTGTACCGGCAGGTGCGGGTCGCGGGCCCGGTGTCCGAACTTCCGCGCGAGGAGACGGCCGCCTACTTCCGGACCCGGCCGTACGGGTCCCGCATCGGCGCATGGGCGAGCGAGAACCAGTCGGGCGTCATCCCGGGGCGCGAGGTGCTGGAGCGCCGCTACGCCGAGGCGGCCGAGCGCTGGCCGGATCCGGCCTCCGGGGAGGCGGAGGCGCCGGAGGGGGACGCCGCCGGCGCCGTCCCGCTGCCGGACTTCTGGGGCGGCTACCGCGTGGAGCCCGAGTCGATCGAGTTCTGGCAGGGCCGCCGCGACCGGCTGCACGACCGGATCCGCTACCGCCGGGCGGCCCCCGGGGACCCGGAGGGATGGGTGGCGGAAAGACTGTCCCCGTGA
- a CDS encoding citrate synthase 2 — MSDFKPGLEGVVAFETEIAEPDKEGGALRYRGVDIEELVGRVSFGDAWGLLVDDSFDPGLAPAEPHLLPVTSGDVRVDVQSSLPTLATAYGMRPLLDISDEEARADLARVSVTALSFVAQSARGVGKPMVPQHRIDESGTITERFMVRWRGEPDPKHVRAIDAYWVSAAEHGMNASTFTARVIASTGADVAASMSGAIGAMSGPLHGGAPARVLPMIEKVEQLGDARKVVTDILDSGDRLMGFGHRVYRAEDPRARVLRRTAKELDAPRFGAAKALEDAALAELRERRPDRPIETNVEFWAAVILDFAEVPTSMMPAMFTCGRTAGWAAHILEQKRTGRLVRPSARYTGPGSRSLDEVAGAAEVLKRKAG, encoded by the coding sequence ATGTCCGACTTCAAACCCGGTCTCGAAGGGGTCGTCGCCTTCGAGACGGAGATCGCCGAACCGGACAAGGAGGGCGGCGCCCTCCGCTACCGGGGCGTCGACATCGAGGAACTCGTCGGGCGTGTCTCCTTCGGCGACGCCTGGGGCCTCCTCGTGGACGACAGCTTCGACCCGGGCCTGGCCCCCGCCGAACCGCACCTGCTCCCGGTCACCTCCGGGGACGTGCGGGTGGACGTGCAGAGCTCCCTCCCCACCCTCGCCACCGCGTACGGGATGAGGCCGCTGCTCGACATCTCCGACGAGGAGGCCCGCGCCGACCTCGCCCGCGTGTCGGTGACGGCGCTGTCGTTCGTCGCGCAGTCCGCGCGCGGCGTCGGCAAGCCGATGGTCCCGCAGCACCGGATCGACGAGTCCGGCACCATCACCGAGCGGTTCATGGTCCGCTGGCGCGGTGAGCCCGACCCCAAGCACGTCAGGGCCATCGACGCGTACTGGGTCTCCGCCGCCGAGCACGGCATGAACGCCTCCACCTTCACCGCCCGCGTCATCGCCTCCACCGGCGCGGACGTGGCGGCCAGCATGTCCGGCGCGATCGGCGCCATGTCGGGGCCCCTGCACGGCGGCGCCCCCGCCCGCGTCCTGCCGATGATCGAGAAGGTCGAGCAGCTCGGCGACGCCCGCAAGGTCGTCACCGACATCCTCGACTCCGGCGACCGGCTGATGGGCTTCGGGCACCGCGTGTACCGCGCCGAGGACCCGCGCGCCCGCGTGCTGCGCCGCACCGCCAAGGAGCTGGACGCGCCCCGCTTCGGGGCCGCCAAGGCCCTGGAGGACGCGGCGCTGGCCGAGCTGCGCGAGCGCCGCCCGGACCGCCCGATCGAGACGAACGTGGAGTTCTGGGCCGCGGTCATCCTCGACTTCGCCGAGGTCCCGACCTCGATGATGCCCGCGATGTTCACCTGCGGCCGCACCGCCGGGTGGGCGGCGCACATCCTGGAGCAGAAGCGCACCGGGCGCCTCGTTCGGCCGAGCGCCCGCTACACCGGCCCCGGCAGCCGCTCCCTCGACGAGGTCGCCGGCGCGGCGGAGGTCCTCAAGCGCAAGGCCGGCTGA